In Micromonospora sp. WMMD980, the following are encoded in one genomic region:
- a CDS encoding ABC transporter ATP-binding protein — protein MGRSEAVPSGEPDRSEVPEQRSGEAPYLQVRDLRVRFETEDGVVRAVDGVSFAVERGRTLGIVGESGSGKSVTSLAILGLHHSKRASITGEIAVGGRQLVGLPDEEVRRLRGRDMAMIFQDPLSALHPYYTVGKQIAEAYRVHHPRVGKREARTRAVDMLNRVGIPQPAKRFEQYPHEFSGGMRQRAMIAMALVNDPDLLIADEPTTALDVTVQAQILDLLSDLQEEFRSAIILITHDLGVVSQVADDVLVMYGGRAVEHGSVTQVLRRPQHPYTWGLLSSVPSLHGDADADLVPIPGNPPSLINLPSGCAFHPRCRYADVNGDRSRTEVPELRAAGQPGHRVACHLSAEERTRLSRQDVARTGVAR, from the coding sequence ATGGGCAGGTCGGAGGCGGTGCCGTCCGGGGAGCCGGACCGCTCGGAGGTGCCGGAGCAGCGCTCCGGCGAAGCGCCCTATCTCCAGGTCAGGGACCTGCGGGTGCGCTTCGAGACCGAGGACGGCGTGGTCAGGGCCGTGGACGGGGTGTCGTTCGCCGTCGAGCGTGGCCGCACGCTGGGGATCGTGGGGGAGTCGGGTTCCGGTAAGAGCGTGACGTCGTTGGCGATCCTCGGTCTGCATCACTCGAAGCGGGCGTCGATCACCGGGGAGATCGCGGTGGGTGGTCGTCAGCTCGTCGGCCTGCCCGACGAGGAGGTGCGGCGGCTGCGCGGTCGGGACATGGCGATGATCTTCCAGGATCCGTTGTCGGCGTTGCACCCGTACTACACGGTCGGGAAGCAGATCGCGGAGGCGTACCGGGTGCACCATCCGAGGGTCGGGAAGCGGGAGGCGCGCACCCGGGCGGTGGACATGCTGAACCGGGTCGGCATCCCGCAGCCGGCGAAGCGGTTCGAGCAGTACCCGCACGAGTTCTCGGGTGGGATGCGGCAGCGGGCGATGATCGCGATGGCGCTGGTCAACGACCCCGACCTGCTGATCGCCGACGAGCCGACCACGGCGTTGGACGTGACCGTGCAGGCGCAGATCCTGGACCTGCTCAGCGACCTCCAAGAGGAGTTCCGCTCGGCGATCATCCTGATCACCCACGACCTGGGCGTGGTCAGCCAGGTGGCCGACGACGTGCTCGTCATGTACGGCGGTCGGGCGGTGGAGCACGGCAGCGTGACGCAGGTGTTGCGGCGGCCGCAGCATCCGTACACCTGGGGGTTGTTGTCGTCGGTGCCCTCGCTGCACGGCGACGCGGACGCGGACCTGGTGCCGATCCCCGGTAACCCGCCGTCGCTGATCAACCTGCCGTCGGGGTGCGCGTTCCATCCCCGCTGCCGTTACGCCGACGTCAACGGCGACCGCTCCCGCACGGAGGTGCCCGAGCTGCGCGCCGCCGGCCAGCCGGGGCACCGGGTGGCGTGTCACCTGTCCGCCGAGGAGCGCACCCGCCTCTCCCGGCAGGACGTCGCCCGGACGGGAGTGGCCCGATGA